Within Gouania willdenowi chromosome 24, fGouWil2.1, whole genome shotgun sequence, the genomic segment atatCATCTTTcactgttcatgtctgtgttcaaccaccttcagctacagtgggggtccccgctctctgggacctttattttgggggttgcgtcctgaaaatgttgagaacctctggtGTAGAGAACATTTTCTAAAAGTTAATCCCTTATAGCCATGATTTTATCAGAAGTTCTATTGCTTTTTGTGCAGGAGGAGCTCGCTgatattttatacatataatatatactgtatgtgtctgACAAAGTCAAGTCATTGAATGTCTTACCTCTGTCTTCTGCTTCCACCTAAAGATGAATAAATCCTTTATtgtgtcatttgttttatttaaccaGAGTCAGTAAGTGTCGTCCAGCCTgttctgtgtgagtgtgtgagtgtgtgtgtgtgtgtgtgtcttcaccTTCAGGTGACACTTTCTGGCATTTCATTGCAAAAAGTATTTCCTTGAATGGGAAGGTTTTGTTTTTCACCTGCTTGATTTAAAAAGACTTTCAGAcagaaaataattcagttgatCGAACacataaatctaaataaattcATATATATTCCCAGAATCAACCATCATTGATTACACCTGTGTGTGCTGAATGATTGGATTTCTTCAGGGAGAACCTAAAGGAATCATTTTAATTCCGAGGGTGTGAGTGAGACTTGTCCcaaaggttctcaactggtgggtcagggtcCTAAAAGTgggtcttttattttgatgaatattctttattgttttttatttattttattaaattcttttttttttttttcattttccctCTCTTCTTTCAATTTGATTAAATCTATTAACTTGTTATTGACTCCTCCCCTCACCCTCTAATTgcacaataccattattatagtacatattatacacacacatgcacacacacttactgtattataatgttTAAGATTACTGTCTATGGTCTatgtttgtgttgtatgtggcaataaattaattaattaattaaaatacaaaaataataataaaaaattaaagaatatTAATCTGAAATGGAGCAACATCTTTTCTTTGAATAGTAGATGAAAAGCACATTTCtacttatttttgttcttaGTTTACATGTTATACTAATATTATATGTATTCTTGAGTCTATAATTTAGTGTATATAGAGATGTACAATggttatagttttattttattttagatatGTCTATTTCAAAATTTGATCCGATTATTTATGTAGATTTTTtcaatatcagcaaaaaaatgaGAATTTGATTATATCGGcttgcagaaaaataaaaaaaatctctgatatgAGAAACATTACATTGTTTTTATCTGATTGATTTATATAgattgtttattaattttttcttatttgattgtagaatattcttatgtttacggttcaaatgtatgtaacccattagttaatagttgttttttttttttaaatatcttctGTTGCTGacgattgttttttttctaacattcaaaattacaaaagaaGTCATAAAAGTAGGTAGGATTCCTGTGGATAtcgtatcagatcaatatcagtatcgtatcggaagtggcAAAGTTGTATCGGTCATccctacactttacagtaaagcttttagttactggattttaattttaatttatcctttaatgttgctgttcttatgatatttatgcactcttgttttattattctattgtgttgcacttgtacttttaccacaactctgtacagcactttgtgattttatctgcaaaaagcgctttataaataaactacttacttactcaCTACTTACTCCCTAATATATATCTATTGCATaatgttttctatttatttacgcatttttgtttttccttttgaaTGCGTTTACGAATTGTTTAACACGTTTggaacaaattaataaaatgtgaaacGTCAAAgcacagtgtttttatttttgggttttgattgacagctccatgcagaaccgtgcagcgctgtgggggcggggctgctgtgacaaAGGCGTGTCTTAATTATTcaaggagccacgcccataatcaaggcattttttttatttcccactagtggcaggtcagcaaaaagcTGACTTTAAGTTTGACCCCAAAAAAGTcctttaaacacacaaacacacaaacacacacaaaaggatcTTTGGAAATACAACATATTTTAGTTGGACATACAGTTATCATCACATACTTCACAAGCCTTTGTGTAGGATTCCTTTAAACAGATGTTTGTAAAGCAGGGAACATCTGTGCTACACAAACGATGTTCATTAGTTCACTGTGTAAAGTCTGCAGTGGAATTTATAAATGCAACTGAGATATTTcagtcaaaaaacacaattacttTTTAATCAAGTCATGGCTACGTTTGTTTGTAATAAGTAACTTTATTCATCAGTGACTTTTGGAATTCCAATAAGTACGAGATGATTTGttgtgaatatatatatttgtgtgtgttttgtgtatttttttgtcatttgtgtatttttggtgtcgttttgtgtattgtctgctgtttttttttgtttgtttttggtaaatatttgtagtcctgtgtgttttttggttttccttgtatttttacagtcattttgtgtattttagttgctgttattgctgtaaatgtgttattgttgtgtgtttttggagtcattttgtgtatttttctagtcGCGAGTTCTTAAACAAGTCATGGCCAcgtttttgttaaaaaagtaaCTTTATTCACCAATGACTTTTGGAATTCTATTGATAAGTACGAGATCATTTGTTGTGAATATGTACAGTTATTAGTCGACACAGGGAAAACAACTGCAGAACATCTTTTTGAGCGGGTTGTTGCGATCGTGACGTTTGGCTCGCCCCAGTTTGACCAGAGCCTGTTGGATGCCAGCGTCCGTCTGCTGAACGTTGGTCTGGATCTCGTTGAGCATGGGGCCCTGCTCCTCCACCAGCATAGCAATGTCCAGGAAGATCTCGTGGATGCCCTTGATGCGGTTCTCCAAGTCCAGCAGCTCTTGGTGGCGTTTCTCGATCTGGGACAGCGCCGACCGGGCCGTTTTACCTTCCACCACGACACTGTCCGTGAACATGTTCCACTGGCCGCTCTCGATCATCTCCTCAACCTCCTCCCCCGACACGTCCCTCCCCACGATCTCCATCTGCCTCTGGATCTGGGCTTTGCAGTTCTTCCTGTGGCTCATCTCCGCCTCGTTGTAGTCGAACATTGCGTCGCGGAAGCCGTTGCTGAGGCAGGCGTACTGGGTTCGGGCGATTCTGGAGACGGCCGAGTTGGAACCGTGAACTTCGTTGAGCTTCTGAGCCGTGTTGTCCATCTGGTGGAGGCGTGCCAGAATCTTTTCGGCCCGCGACTTGATATCGGCGCCGATGGCGTTGGAGTCTCTTTTGATGGCGCTCATGGTGGAGACGCCCTGGAGCATGCGGGCGTTCTGTTCTCGGAGACGTTTGACCTCCAGTCGGATGAGTTGGATGTCTTTGTGGACGTCCTGGGACTGGGAGAAGACCTCGGCCAGCACGGGGCTGCTGTCAAACACCACGGCCTCATGGGGCAACTCGTCCTCCAGGTCCACGTTACTGAAGGTGTCTGAGACGGTGGAGTCTGCGTACTCCATCTGCTCCATGGGCTCCATCTGCTCCATGGGCCCCACGCAGTTCACAGACACATCCTGGAGGTGACTGAGTCGGTCCCTCATTGTGGtgcagctggaacaaaaggaaaagtTCCACATATTGATTATTATTGGATTAAATGTGGATTCATTACAAGCAATAAATTagaaattgatatttttttgagCAAAGACGATTGATACAGTTAAAAAACAGCACTCACATCATTAACATTTATGTCATTCGTTAGAATAATGATCAGtctgagcattaacaggaaaaaataaaggttttgtgTTCATTGTGCCGATGTTTGtccttttgtgggttttttttctagatctttttttagtgttaggagtcattttgcatatttcgttgtcattttgtgtatttttgttgttttttctttgatgGGGGGGGTCAtcaagtgtgtttttggagtcattgagtcattttgtaaattctttAATGtggttttgaatatttttgtcattttgtgtgttcatgttgtcattttgtgtattttcctctaattttgtgtgtctttgttgttgttttccatttgttttttgggggtgaagcgtgtttttgttattgttctgtgtgattatgaagtgatttttttgcatttttgcacatttttctcatcattttgtgtgtttttgctgtcattttgcacatttattcctcattttgtgtgagtttattgttgttttctggaTGTTTTCTGGGAgtcataaagtgtgtttttgttgtcattttgtgtaaaactatatgtatttttgtagtcgtttttgtatatttctgattGAAAATTCTATTCCCATCAATAACTATACTGTAGGTCCACATGTATGGACAcccccaaataaaaaaaaacaaatgaaaataaaatctggatctgatctggatgaaactcagtgcagttaaaaaataaatcagtaatcctgctaaaagtcaaacaaacaaacatcggTGACGATAAGTGGGTAAATAGATCAATTTTAGTGACGCCTGTCTACGTGAAAAATCCAACAAGTTTAAAACACTCCCACTTTATCATTTATCTGTCGCGTCTGGAAACTATTCTTATTCTTCTTATTGGTCCAACTCTCACCCAACAGGTTCCTTTAAGTAAGAAAACAGTCGAAGGTGTTGCTCGTCACTAAACGAGTTCTTCAACTAATGATCAGTGTGATGTCATCACGTAGACATTCATTCAGACTTTAGTCACAACACCAaacatattcattttatatcTCAGCACCTCCTACGGTCACCATTATAAGCCAAatgacattttcattatttatttatttatttaatcaatattgatGAGTTATTTTAGTTCACTTTACATTGTTTTAGAGATGTTATTTGATGAAAGTGcttaaaatttaaatgtaagtAAACTCATGGAGACAACTGAAccaaagttcttttttttttatgtttacatgaccaattaaaagaaaaaaataaataaaaaaacgtcCCACTTTCATTTCTTTTACACACAAAAACGTTCAACTCAAAGTTTCTTGTGGTAAACTTGTTCAGACAAAGTTAGTCAAACAGAGAAGATCCTTAACTTAAAGGTAtgtcatttatgttttcattatgaAAAACCCAGAAATAttgctttgattaaaaaaaatattaatgtaagaaaaaacaagatgttttagtatatttttcttgtcatttttggtgtatttttttgttcattttgtatatttttctttttatattgtgtgtttaaggagtcgttttgtgtatgtttcttatattatgtgtgtttttggagttgttttgcattttcttttttaaataaaaagtgtttacatgaccaaatatgaaataaaaaccttcccacttaattttatttatttatttttttactataagTTACTTGTGGTATTTTCTATAAATTATTCTGGCAACACCTCGAGATACTTACCTTATGGGTatgacatttatgttttcaatatgaattcaattaaaaaatataataatataggaAAAAACAATAcgttatatatgtgtttttcttgtcattttgtacatttttattttattttgtgtttttttacttgtcaCTAAAATGTAAGTATACTTAAGCAGACAATTACCCAAGGTTGATTAACGTCTGTTTTACCAGATttccaaaatgtgtgttttcctttttaaaaatgtgtttacgtgaccaaatatggaaaaacaaatacaaaaaacacttcCCACTTCActcatttacacacaaaaaatgtttaactaCAAGTTACTTGtggtattttctttaaatttgttGAGACAAAGCTAGTCAAATAACAAAGACCCTTATCTTAAGGGTATGTAATTTaggtttttattataaaatccccaaaaatattgcttcattttaaatatatatgtattgtatgtttttgtcattttgtatatatatatatattttttttgtgtggtgtGTTTTGCTGTCATTAGGAGTGCtttaggagttattttgtgtatttttgttgtaatttttgtgtttttgttgtcattaaaaTTCAAGTATACATAATTGAACCAAAATGGATTAATATCTGCTTTACCACATGcctaaaatgtgtttacatgaccaaatatgaaacaaaaacattccCACTTAACTCcttcacacacaataaaatgtttaactgtaatttacttgtggtattttctttaaattcttCTGACAACTTGATGAGATAAAGTAATTAAAACAGAGCGGATTCTTACCTGGTTTGTTCGGACGTCCAcagatattaaaatgtatttctaatgATAAATCAGCAACATTCCATAGTTTCTGAGCAGAATACTTTCTATTTTTAGATGaaaagcttgttcatgtgaacTTTGTTGAGTCGCTGATCAACTGTGGCTCgctgtgtgtgtgatgaggAGCTGAGGAATGAAGCTGGGCCACTTTGAGAAGGATCCACCTCAGACCTGTGCAGGTAGAGGTAGGCTACAGCTGCAGCCACAGGTGAGGACATTcagataaaaacacaactgtAAAAAAACCATTTCACTCCATCATCACTACTGCACATCTGACATTTAACTTACTGTGGCTTTTCAAAGGTTTAAATTGGGATCAAAGAAGCCTTTGAAGCCAAAGACCTGAACCCTCCAGAGCTAAAAAATCTGTGCACACGTGATCTGACGTCAGTTGATAGGAAGCCCCGCCCCCATCATTAGTGGGTGTGTGTTGGAGACACACCTGTAGCATTGGGAGCATTagcaaaaatacttttttatttaaggAACGAATTATATGCAGATaaaattgtgctttttttattaaaagaaaaatgattcaatcaaaaatgttttgcatgaaaagaaaaaactcctaaaatattgttttatttaccacttgaaaatgttttttattattattattcagatgagtaattaaatttactgattttttttattattatttattgtatttgtgcCATATTATGGATATGACATCCATGTCTACATTATTAAATCCCCAAAAAtattgttcaataaaaaatataaatacgagaaaaaagaaaaggttagggtttttttggttttgttttttgtcgttttgtatatttttggagtaattttgtgtgttttgcagtcattttatgaatttttgttgtgtatGTGCAGTCGtctcatgtatttttctgtccttttggagttgccttgtgtattttgttgtctttgtgtatttttgcagtcgtcttgtgtatttttaacagtaatcttgtgtatttgtttgtcttgtggtttttttttgcagtctTAAGCATTTTttgagtccttttgtgttttttagttgtCATAAAATGTGATGTGTACATTCATCTCTTTTGCAGTTttcttgagtatttttgttgtcttttttgtgtatttttttggtcattttttttaaagaaagtgtctatttgtacggttgccgtacgaacAACCCCCAGTGCTTTTGGTACGATTACTTAAGTACATGTAcatagcgttttagggttagggttagcattaggtttagggttagcattaggtttagggttagcattagggttagggttagcattagggtttgggttagcattagctttagggTTAgcattaggtttagggttaggggttagcattaggtttagggttagcattaggtttaggggttagcattaagtttagggttagcattagggttaggggttagcaTTAGGTTTAGGGATAGaattagggtttgggttagcattagctttacgGTTAgcattaggtttagggttaggggttagcattaggtttagggttaggggttagcattaggtttagggttaggggttagcattaggtttagggttagcattagggttagggttagcattaggtttagggttagcattaggtttagggttagcattaggtttagggttaggggttagcattaggtttagggtttgggttagcattaggtttagggtttgggttagcaGTAgctttagggtttgggttagcattaggtttagggtttgggttagcattaggtttagggtttgcgttagcattagctttagggTTAGCATTAGGATtttggttagcattagctttagggtttgggttagcaTTAATTTTAGGGTTAgcattaggtttagggtttgggttagcattagctttagggttaggttataacccaatatcgcaacaatttttaggattagggtaaggtttaatcttagtcacatgacctaaactggccaaataggggcgcttcGTATGGATAGattgtcggtatattgatacggtaacTTTACGGATAGCCAtgccttttttaaatgtttgaaagtgtctattggtacagttgccgtacggacaaccctccgtgctattggtacggttacccaAGTCCGCGtacgtagtgtcttagggtaagggttagagttaggttataactcaatattgtaacaatttttagagttagggtaagatttagtcttagtcacgcgacttaaactgaccaatgactgacctatcacgtgacctaaactggccaaataggggcgctacgtacggatagaatgtcggtatattgatacggtaaccgtacggatagccactgcctaaatgtttttgggagtcatttatgtgtgtttactttgggacCGCACAAGGAAGAACAaattgtttaataaaaacaacaaccaaaaaaaaaaaaaaaaaaaactaaaacaactcTTGTTTTATAATGGCTTCTTTACAATTTGTAATTTTGCGTCGCTTGTGTTGTGTTCTGTTGAAGTTTTGGAGAGTGTTCATATTTCCCAGGGTCCGTGAAGTCACCATAGCTCCatcatcactgtgtgtgtgtgtgaccctcCTTTAACTGTTTCTGATGCTCACACACTGACTACTACCTCATTAGACTAGCTTTAAGTCAAGtttattatcttatttttttatttatttatcgaaTAGAAACCAAGAGGAGCGACTATGAGGGTTGTATTGATCCGCGGCGTGTGTGCTGCTCTCCGGAGCAGTTTCCCCGTGTTTCCGCGTAGATGTGTCCGGGCTGGAGGTGCCCACAGCCGGCTGGTCCTCCGAGCAGCCAGCGCTACTTCCAGCACCGGGACCAGAGCCAAACTAACCACCGGCAAGTTTGAGAAACTTTCCccggaagaagaagaagaagaagcggaCTCGGACTTCTCTGTGAGGTGAGGAAGAAGAACCGTCAACATATTTAAAGATACATTAATAATGTCATATTTACACGTTTTAAACCTGTATAAATTCGTCTACTGGTGATGATTTATTAACCAGGGACTTCCAGGTGGTTCAGCACGTGTTTAGGATAAAGATCAAAAGGCGCCGACAGATGATGTAACTACTTCCTGATGTTACCAAAATAAAACGCATGAGAAACATGTGATTGGATCAGTTTCCAGGTTACTCTATTTACTGCCGCTGCGttattgatttaatgtttacatttctgTGATTAATGTATGTCAGTGTGTCTATCGTAGCTCCTCCCACACGACACCATAGATTTCTCCATAAAATCTATATCACACGTGTGAAacacaaggcccgggggccaaatccggccctttggagtatCCAATTCGGgccgcaggagaaaataaaaatgacagaaaacattacttattgtgtaaatgaaactcaatatttgcaggcgatcacagttttcctgatgcttatattgcatgattgcagtcatttttaatgttaaagtcaaacgttttattattttcctcaaattattacataacaatttccttaattaaatagaaattggtcacaaatctagAACCTTTAAaatgaagaccctgttgggactgatatctgtcacttactgcttggatattgttggtttct encodes:
- the stx11b.1 gene encoding syntaxin-11b.1 gives rise to the protein MRDRLSHLQDVSVNCVGPMEQMEPMEQMEYADSTVSDTFSNVDLEDELPHEAVVFDSSPVLAEVFSQSQDVHKDIQLIRLEVKRLREQNARMLQGVSTMSAIKRDSNAIGADIKSRAEKILARLHQMDNTAQKLNEVHGSNSAVSRIARTQYACLSNGFRDAMFDYNEAEMSHRKNCKAQIQRQMEIVGRDVSGEEVEEMIESGQWNMFTDSVVVEGKTARSALSQIEKRHQELLDLENRIKGIHEIFLDIAMLVEEQGPMLNEIQTNVQQTDAGIQQALVKLGRAKRHDRNNPLKKMFCSCFPCVD